The Andreesenia angusta genome contains the following window.
ACTGTGGCTCATTATGTCCTCTATATGGCATAGAAATTCTTTCTCTTCTCTGTCTTTAAGTTTCATAAGTCTCTCTTCCTATCTAGATGCAATCCTGTATATAGCTTCGCAGTCTTCTCTCGTAAGCTCTACAAAGACTCCTAGGTTTCTGTTCTCAAGGTCAAGCATATCCAGCAGCAGCGGTATATCTTCCGACTTTGCTCCTATCTCCTCAAAGCTGATAGGCATCCCTATGGACTTCCAGAAGCTCTTAAGCGACTCTATTCCCCTCTTGGCTGTGACCTCGGGGTTTTCAAAGTCCATCTCACATCCGAATATCCTATTTGCAAACTGGGCGAATCTCATTACATCGTGAGACATAACGTGCTCCATCCAAGCGGGAAATATGACCGAAAGCCCTGCGCCATGAGCGCAGTCGTAAAGGGCTGACAGCTCGTGCTCTAGCCCATGGCTTGCCCAGTCCTGCTGTCTTCCAACTCCGCAGATGTTGTTGTGGGCCATCGTCCCTGCCCACATTATATTGGCCCTTGCTTCGTAGTCTCTCGGGTTTTCCATGACCTTAGGCGCTTCCTCTATTATAGATATCATGGTGCCTTCGCAGAGTCTGTCTGTAACTCCGACTCCTCTTGTGTTTGTAAAGTACCTCTCCATGACATGCGCCATCATGTCCACAATTCCTGAGGCAGTCTGGTATGGCGGAAGCGTAAAAGTAAGCTCCGGATTCATAATCGAGAACTTGGGCCTCAAAGCGTCAGACATAGTAGACCGCTTTACCATTCCTTCTCCTGTCTCCAAGCTTATTACACTGGCCGACGAGGACTCACTGCCTGCCGCTGCTATAGTCAGAACTGTCCCTAGCGGAATAGCCTTCTCCACCACGGACTTACCCGAGTAGAAGTCCCAGAAATCCCCTTCATACATGGCGCCCGCTGCTATAGCCTTGGCAGAGTCTATGACGCTTCCGCCTCCTAGCGCAAGTATAAAGTCTATCTTTTCCCTTCTGCAAAGTTCAATACCCTCATACACCAGACCGCTCCTTGGATTGGGCTTGACTCCTCCTAGCTCCACGCACTCTATGCCTTCAGCTTTTATCGACTCTCTCACTCTCTCCAGAAGTCCGGATTCAACTACCGAACCTCCTCCGTAGTGCAATAGCACTTTCTTGCCTCCAAAATCGCCTATGCATCTTCCCGTGTCTTGCTCTTTTCCTCTTCCAAATAGAAATCTTGTGGGGCTGTAATATGTGAAGTTCTCCATCCTCTCATCTTCCTCTCTATTTAGTCTATATTTTTGCTATAGCCTGATTCTTTCCTTTGCTCTTTGAATCGCACATGGCCTCGTCTGCCCGCTTGATAGCGTCCTCATAGCTCCTGTCCTCTTCCGAGAAGTAGGAAACTCCTGCCGATATTGTAACTCCACTGAAGTGAGCTCCCAGCTCTTCCTCCAGCTCTGATATATGCAAAATAAGCCCTTTGCAAAAAGACATCACGCTTTCCCTTTTCATTCCGCCGCATACTAATATGAACTCGTCTCCGCCCCATCGGTAGAGCTTGTCAGTTCCCCGCACATTCGACTTTATCTTTTCCGCGACGCTTTTCAAGACTTTGTCCCCGACGTCATGTCCGTATGTGTCGTTTACATTCTTGAAATTGTCTAGGTCTATGGATATTACGGCTGGACTTCCCTCTCCAGACTTAAACAGCTCAAATGAATTTCCTAAATCCTTTATTCCTGCGCTTTTAGTGTAGGCACTTGTCAGACTGTCTACGCTGACCTGCGAATCCAAGACGCTCTTCTTGTGCAAATGTACCCTGTTTTCCACTAGCACCAGCGCCATATATCCAAGCCCTATAAGGCCTATAAGTATGCCCAGAAGCAGCGGAACGAAT
Protein-coding sequences here:
- a CDS encoding iron-containing alcohol dehydrogenase codes for the protein MENFTYYSPTRFLFGRGKEQDTGRCIGDFGGKKVLLHYGGGSVVESGLLERVRESIKAEGIECVELGGVKPNPRSGLVYEGIELCRREKIDFILALGGGSVIDSAKAIAAGAMYEGDFWDFYSGKSVVEKAIPLGTVLTIAAAGSESSSASVISLETGEGMVKRSTMSDALRPKFSIMNPELTFTLPPYQTASGIVDMMAHVMERYFTNTRGVGVTDRLCEGTMISIIEEAPKVMENPRDYEARANIMWAGTMAHNNICGVGRQQDWASHGLEHELSALYDCAHGAGLSVIFPAWMEHVMSHDVMRFAQFANRIFGCEMDFENPEVTAKRGIESLKSFWKSIGMPISFEEIGAKSEDIPLLLDMLDLENRNLGVFVELTREDCEAIYRIASR
- a CDS encoding GGDEF domain-containing protein, which encodes MKSKYRRIGLIAVMEFFVVVISFYMGSVYHMIKAEGADSLNGPLASEFVPLLLGILIGLIGLGYMALVLVENRVHLHKKSVLDSQVSVDSLTSAYTKSAGIKDLGNSFELFKSGEGSPAVISIDLDNFKNVNDTYGHDVGDKVLKSVAEKIKSNVRGTDKLYRWGGDEFILVCGGMKRESVMSFCKGLILHISELEEELGAHFSGVTISAGVSYFSEEDRSYEDAIKRADEAMCDSKSKGKNQAIAKI